One genomic segment of Tubulanus polymorphus chromosome 4, tnTubPoly1.2, whole genome shotgun sequence includes these proteins:
- the LOC141903853 gene encoding piwi-like protein 1 isoform X2: MSGPGYGRGGRGAALLAAFQQPQRRPGESDSPPEKQSPPPSAAPTPTLGLGRGLGRGAYNQSLLQALKQTSVAPVAAVASVPAAPAAPRDIAQSGIGRAAPLGRGRGLLFHASMLSPQTTTPESSSGVVTPRPVAAVQPSGSTSPGSLSDDFSKLMVQEENVMHCVGTSGKQIPLRANHIRLKSLNPAIYQYQIYFTPQIDSKGMRFRLLYTHTDVIGEVRAFDGNILYLPKKLPHIETVLHSVRPTDNVNIKVLVKLVKIIPPASELCMPVYNTIFKRMMSTLSLYQVGRHHYDPKRPQSVPQHKLEIWPGYITAIKEHEGGLMLLADVHHRVLRTTTVLDVIADIANKSRGNSFRDEVMKAIVGSTVLTRYNNKTYMVHDIAWDLSPASTFSTKSGEISYCDYYKKNYNKQITDMRQPLLIHIPKQPKDNSHGTVKRLEQICLIPEFSYSTGLTDEMRKDFRIMKDIATHTRVTPERREFALKKFIDNVSSTPEASKMLTDWGLELSTETVTVPGRLLNPEDILFGNTSVSAGPQADWGRSLSHKVITPVHLENWIIIYYRRDNQRANNFVQMYMKQAPRMGIRVKNPMMIELPDDKTESYIRKMREQINPRVQCIVTIFPTNRDDRYNAVKKLATVECPIASQVIISKTIGDERKLGSVVQKIALQINCKLGGELWAVNIPVKNMMIIGIDVYHDKSGQHSSWLGFVASMNQSFTSWYSKVSQQLPGQELGDKLKLCMVASLRKYHSIHGELPSRIMIYRDGVGDGRLKMTADYEARQLEESFASFGDNYRPKMGFVVVSKRINTRLFAEINRKLDNPPPGTIADDVITRRQMYDFFLVSQHVRQGTVSPTHYIVIYDNSGMLTDHIQKLTYKLTHLYYNWPGTVRVPAPCQYAHKLAYLVGQNTHKEHAEELSNRLFFL; this comes from the exons ATGTCAGGCCCTGGATATGGGCGAGGCGGGCGAGGGGCTGCTTTACTGGCGGCCTTTCAGCAGCCCCAGAGACGTCCGGGTGAATCTGATTCTCCCCCGGAAAAACAG tcaCCTCCGCCGAGTGCCGCGCCGACGCCAACTTTAGGGTTAGGAAGAGGACTGGGTCGTGGCGCCTACAACCAGAGCTTGCTACAAGCTCTGAAGCAAACGTCCGTCGCACCTGTTGCTGCTGTGGCTTCAGTACCCGCTGCCCCTGCAGCACCTAGAGATATTGCTCAATCAG GTATTGGACGTGCAGCACCGTTAGGCAGAGGAAGAGGTCTACTATTTCA CGCGTCGATGTTGTCGCCTCAGACGACGACTCCGGAGTCATCGTCGGGAGTCGTCACTCCTCGACCGGTAGCCGCCGTTCAACCTTCAGGGTCGACGTCTCCGGGAAGTTTATCGGATGATTTCAGTAAATTGATGGTCCAGGAAGAAAATGTGATGCATTGTGTGGGAACAAGCGGAAAACA gATTCCGTTGCGCGCGAATCACATTCGTCTGAAGAGTCTAAACCCGGCTATTTATCAGTATCAGATTTATTTCACTCCTCAAATCGACAGTAAAGGAATGAGATTCCGTCTGCTATATACCCACACTGACGTCATCGGCGAGGTGCGAGCGTTCGACGGAAACATTTTATATTTGCCGAAAAAACTGCCACACATC GAAACTGTATTACATTCAGTTCGTCCGACCGACAATGTGAATATCAAAGTATTAGTGAAACTAGTTAAAATCATACCTCCTGCCAGTGAACTGTGTATGCCGGTTTACAACACGATCTTTAAGAG AATGATGTCTACGTTGAGTTTGTATCAGGTCGGACGACATCATTACGATCCGAAACGTCCACAATCCGTGCCGCAGCATAA GCTGGAAATATGGCCAGGATACATAACCGCGATTAAAGAACATGAAGGTGGGTTAATGCTGCTGGCAGATGTACATCATAGAGTATTACGCACGACGACTGTGCTGGACGTCAT CGCTGATATCGCCAACAAAAGTCGCGGTAACAGTTTCCGGGACGAGGTAATGAAAGCTATCGTCGGTTCGACTGTGTTGACGCGCTACAATAATAAGACGTATATGGTGCACGACATCGCGTGGGACCTGTCTCCGGCATCGACGTTCTCAACGAAGAGCGGCGAAATCTCGTACTGTGATTATTACAA GAAAAACTACAACAAACAAATTACCGACATGCGTCAACCGCTTCTGATACACATCCCGAAACAGCCTAAAGATAACAGTCACGGCACGGTGAAACGATTAGAGCAAATCTGTCTGATACCAGAGTTCTCTTACTCGACCGGTCTCACCGATGAGATGAGGAAAGACTTCAGAATTATGAAG GATATCGCGACTCACACGAGAGTAACGCCTGAACGCAGGGAATTCGCGTTGAAGAAATTCATCGATAACGTGTCGAGTACGCCGGAAGCGTCGAAGATGTTAACGGATTGGGGTTTAGAACTGTCGACAGAAACAGTAACCGTGCCGGGTAGACTTTTAAATCCCGAAGATATTCTATTCGGAAACACAAGCGTATCCGCCGGTCCGCAAGCTGATTGGGGTCGAAGTTTATCTCATAAAGTCATTACTCCG GTGCACTTGGAGAACTGGATTATTATTTACTATCGTCGTGACAACCAGAGGGCGAACAATTTCGTACAGATGTACATGAAGCAGGCTCCGCGTATGGGAATTCGCGTCAAAAACCCGATGATGATTGAACTGCCCGACGATAAAACTGAGTCGTATATACGAAAAATGCGCGAACAAATCAACCCACGG GTGCAGTGTATAGTGACCATATTCCCGACCAACAGAGACGACCGCTACAACGCTGTTAAGAAACTAGCAACAGTCGAATGTCCGATAGCTTCGCAG GTTATCATCAGCAAAACGATTGGTGACGAAAGAAAACTGGGATCGGTCGTTCAAAAGATTGCTTTGCAGATTAACTGCAAACTAGGTGGTGAATTGTGGGCTGTCAATATTCCTGTT AAAAACATGATGATAATAGGAATCGATGTGTATCACGATAAATCTGGTCAACACAGTTCGTGGTTAGGATTCGTCGCGTCGATGAACCAGTCGTTCACGTCCTGGTACAGTAAAGTATCTCAACAGCTTCCCGGGCAAGAGTTAGGAGACAAACTGAAACTATGTATGGTGGCTAGTCTTCGCAAGTATCACTCC ATCCACGGCGAGTTACCGAGCAGAATCATGATCTACCGCGACGGTGTCGGAGACGGCAGATTGAAGATGACCGCCGATTACGAAGCTCGTCAGTTAGAGGAGAGTTTCGCGTCGTTCGGCGACAACTATCGTCCGAAAATGGGATTCGTCGTCGTTTCGAAACGAATCAACACGAGATTATTCGCCGAAATCAATCGTAAATTAGATAATCCTCCGCCGGGTACGATcgctgatgatgtcatcactCGCAGACAGAT GTATGATTTCTTCCTCGTATCTCAACACGTCAGACAGGGCACCGTGTCGCCAACTCATTACATCGTCATCTATGATAATTCGGGAATGTTGACCGATCACATACAGAAACTCACTTATAAACTGACGCACTTGTATTACAATTGGCCGGGTACAGTGCGAGTACCTGCTCCCTGCCAG
- the LOC141903853 gene encoding piwi-like protein 1 isoform X1, whose protein sequence is MSGPGYGRGGRGAALLAAFQQPQRRPGESDSPPEKQSPPPSAAPTPTLGLGRGLGRGAYNQSLLQALKQTSVAPVAAVASVPAAPAAPRDIAQSGIGRAAPLGRGRGLLFHASMLSPQTTTPESSSGVVTPRPVAAVQPSGSTSPGSLSDDFSKLMVQEENVMHCVGTSGKQIPLRANHIRLKSLNPAIYQYQIYFTPQIDSKGMRFRLLYTHTDVIGEVRAFDGNILYLPKKLPHIETVLHSVRPTDNVNIKVLVKLVKIIPPASELCMPVYNTIFKRMMSTLSLYQVGRHHYDPKRPQSVPQHKLEIWPGYITAIKEHEGGLMLLADVHHRVLRTTTVLDVIADIANKSRGNSFRDEVMKAIVGSTVLTRYNNKTYMVHDIAWDLSPASTFSTKSGEISYCDYYKKNYNKQITDMRQPLLIHIPKQPKDNSHGTVKRLEQICLIPEFSYSTGLTDEMRKDFRIMKDIATHTRVTPERREFALKKFIDNVSSTPEASKMLTDWGLELSTETVTVPGRLLNPEDILFGNTSVSAGPQADWGRSLSHKVITPSIILKTVVHLENWIIIYYRRDNQRANNFVQMYMKQAPRMGIRVKNPMMIELPDDKTESYIRKMREQINPRVQCIVTIFPTNRDDRYNAVKKLATVECPIASQVIISKTIGDERKLGSVVQKIALQINCKLGGELWAVNIPVKNMMIIGIDVYHDKSGQHSSWLGFVASMNQSFTSWYSKVSQQLPGQELGDKLKLCMVASLRKYHSIHGELPSRIMIYRDGVGDGRLKMTADYEARQLEESFASFGDNYRPKMGFVVVSKRINTRLFAEINRKLDNPPPGTIADDVITRRQMYDFFLVSQHVRQGTVSPTHYIVIYDNSGMLTDHIQKLTYKLTHLYYNWPGTVRVPAPCQYAHKLAYLVGQNTHKEHAEELSNRLFFL, encoded by the exons ATGTCAGGCCCTGGATATGGGCGAGGCGGGCGAGGGGCTGCTTTACTGGCGGCCTTTCAGCAGCCCCAGAGACGTCCGGGTGAATCTGATTCTCCCCCGGAAAAACAG tcaCCTCCGCCGAGTGCCGCGCCGACGCCAACTTTAGGGTTAGGAAGAGGACTGGGTCGTGGCGCCTACAACCAGAGCTTGCTACAAGCTCTGAAGCAAACGTCCGTCGCACCTGTTGCTGCTGTGGCTTCAGTACCCGCTGCCCCTGCAGCACCTAGAGATATTGCTCAATCAG GTATTGGACGTGCAGCACCGTTAGGCAGAGGAAGAGGTCTACTATTTCA CGCGTCGATGTTGTCGCCTCAGACGACGACTCCGGAGTCATCGTCGGGAGTCGTCACTCCTCGACCGGTAGCCGCCGTTCAACCTTCAGGGTCGACGTCTCCGGGAAGTTTATCGGATGATTTCAGTAAATTGATGGTCCAGGAAGAAAATGTGATGCATTGTGTGGGAACAAGCGGAAAACA gATTCCGTTGCGCGCGAATCACATTCGTCTGAAGAGTCTAAACCCGGCTATTTATCAGTATCAGATTTATTTCACTCCTCAAATCGACAGTAAAGGAATGAGATTCCGTCTGCTATATACCCACACTGACGTCATCGGCGAGGTGCGAGCGTTCGACGGAAACATTTTATATTTGCCGAAAAAACTGCCACACATC GAAACTGTATTACATTCAGTTCGTCCGACCGACAATGTGAATATCAAAGTATTAGTGAAACTAGTTAAAATCATACCTCCTGCCAGTGAACTGTGTATGCCGGTTTACAACACGATCTTTAAGAG AATGATGTCTACGTTGAGTTTGTATCAGGTCGGACGACATCATTACGATCCGAAACGTCCACAATCCGTGCCGCAGCATAA GCTGGAAATATGGCCAGGATACATAACCGCGATTAAAGAACATGAAGGTGGGTTAATGCTGCTGGCAGATGTACATCATAGAGTATTACGCACGACGACTGTGCTGGACGTCAT CGCTGATATCGCCAACAAAAGTCGCGGTAACAGTTTCCGGGACGAGGTAATGAAAGCTATCGTCGGTTCGACTGTGTTGACGCGCTACAATAATAAGACGTATATGGTGCACGACATCGCGTGGGACCTGTCTCCGGCATCGACGTTCTCAACGAAGAGCGGCGAAATCTCGTACTGTGATTATTACAA GAAAAACTACAACAAACAAATTACCGACATGCGTCAACCGCTTCTGATACACATCCCGAAACAGCCTAAAGATAACAGTCACGGCACGGTGAAACGATTAGAGCAAATCTGTCTGATACCAGAGTTCTCTTACTCGACCGGTCTCACCGATGAGATGAGGAAAGACTTCAGAATTATGAAG GATATCGCGACTCACACGAGAGTAACGCCTGAACGCAGGGAATTCGCGTTGAAGAAATTCATCGATAACGTGTCGAGTACGCCGGAAGCGTCGAAGATGTTAACGGATTGGGGTTTAGAACTGTCGACAGAAACAGTAACCGTGCCGGGTAGACTTTTAAATCCCGAAGATATTCTATTCGGAAACACAAGCGTATCCGCCGGTCCGCAAGCTGATTGGGGTCGAAGTTTATCTCATAAAGTCATTACTCCG AGCATAATTCTGAAGACAGTG GTGCACTTGGAGAACTGGATTATTATTTACTATCGTCGTGACAACCAGAGGGCGAACAATTTCGTACAGATGTACATGAAGCAGGCTCCGCGTATGGGAATTCGCGTCAAAAACCCGATGATGATTGAACTGCCCGACGATAAAACTGAGTCGTATATACGAAAAATGCGCGAACAAATCAACCCACGG GTGCAGTGTATAGTGACCATATTCCCGACCAACAGAGACGACCGCTACAACGCTGTTAAGAAACTAGCAACAGTCGAATGTCCGATAGCTTCGCAG GTTATCATCAGCAAAACGATTGGTGACGAAAGAAAACTGGGATCGGTCGTTCAAAAGATTGCTTTGCAGATTAACTGCAAACTAGGTGGTGAATTGTGGGCTGTCAATATTCCTGTT AAAAACATGATGATAATAGGAATCGATGTGTATCACGATAAATCTGGTCAACACAGTTCGTGGTTAGGATTCGTCGCGTCGATGAACCAGTCGTTCACGTCCTGGTACAGTAAAGTATCTCAACAGCTTCCCGGGCAAGAGTTAGGAGACAAACTGAAACTATGTATGGTGGCTAGTCTTCGCAAGTATCACTCC ATCCACGGCGAGTTACCGAGCAGAATCATGATCTACCGCGACGGTGTCGGAGACGGCAGATTGAAGATGACCGCCGATTACGAAGCTCGTCAGTTAGAGGAGAGTTTCGCGTCGTTCGGCGACAACTATCGTCCGAAAATGGGATTCGTCGTCGTTTCGAAACGAATCAACACGAGATTATTCGCCGAAATCAATCGTAAATTAGATAATCCTCCGCCGGGTACGATcgctgatgatgtcatcactCGCAGACAGAT GTATGATTTCTTCCTCGTATCTCAACACGTCAGACAGGGCACCGTGTCGCCAACTCATTACATCGTCATCTATGATAATTCGGGAATGTTGACCGATCACATACAGAAACTCACTTATAAACTGACGCACTTGTATTACAATTGGCCGGGTACAGTGCGAGTACCTGCTCCCTGCCAG